In Piliocolobus tephrosceles isolate RC106 chromosome 5, ASM277652v3, whole genome shotgun sequence, a single genomic region encodes these proteins:
- the LOC116418820 gene encoding proline-rich receptor-like protein kinase PERK2, with the protein MISVKSRIPSFPLQPALLTPSLPKPQSRETNPPVPCRGLDFWNLALKQQPGRGPISLRPSFPTPRHIPNNNSEPSTLDSQSSTTLFLSSEEPGPSTAALPSPSSSSCEPQAFSPGPPVLPPLLPPLPSASAPLGSGASRRTGLYSVVASSPETSTRLVDWLPGCPSTTSPGTRGDDKERPLPVLAPAEGPERSRAPRSSTAGREEGTVDASTSPPPRARPAAVASLEAHVGDILVELRTMNGHLDIIARALTKLASSLGPQPEPLLDAPDAN; encoded by the exons ATGATCAGCGTCAAGTCAAGAATCCCATCATTTCCACTGCAGCCAGCCCTTCTCACCCCCTCCCTGCCCAAACCCCAAAGCAGAGAAACCAACCCTCCTGTTCCCTGCAGAGGGCTG GATTTCTGGAACCTTGCACTGAAGCAGCAGCCAGGTAGGGGACCCATTTCTCTGAGACCTTCTTTCCCCACACCCCGCCACATCCCTAACAATA ATTCGGAGCCCAGTACCTTGGACTCCCAGTCTTCGACCACCTTGTTTCTCTCCTCGGAGGAGCCAGGCCCCTCCACCGCTGCCCTGCcgtctccctcctcctcttcctgcgAGCCCCAGGCCTTTTCCCCAGGCCCACCAGTGCTGCCCCCGCTACTGCCTCCGCTCCCCTCAGCCTCGGCGCCCCTGGGCTCCGGCGCCTCCCGGCGCACAGGCCTCTACTCAGTCGTCGCCTCCTCCCCGGAGACCTCCACGCGTCTGGTCGACTGGCTTCCCGGCTGCCCCTCGACCACCTCTCCCGGCACACGCGGAGATGACAAGGAGCGGCCCCTGCCCGTCCTGGCACCGGCCGAGGGCCCGGAAAGGAGCCGCGCCCCGCGCTCCAGCACAGCGGGCAGGGAGGAGGGCACCGTGGACGCGAGTACATCCCCGCCGCCCCGCGCCCGGCCCGCCGCTGTGGCGAGCTTGGAGGCCCACGTCGGAGACATCCTGGTGGAGCTGCGGACCATGAACGGCCACCTGGACATCATAGCACGGGCTCTCACCAAACTGGCTTCGtccctggggccccagcctgAGCCTCTGCTAGATGCTCCGGATGCCAACTAA